From one Streptomyces sp. CA-210063 genomic stretch:
- a CDS encoding VWA domain-containing protein, with product MGILSLLRNAFSRSHKGRDTVPSQEAERVSSTEAAAASATEAESAPQREPERASLREAEPKVPAPSAEPTSTTAAAEPAAPTPTPSVVDELVSAAFDNVTVPKPRAEESAERTREAEPRAAAEQKAEAAVEPKAEAAVEPKAEAKPDAEVEPKAEAEAKPTVDPEAEAEAATELTAEAEVEGETKAETPVVESTPVVQPEPVVEAEPVLSAEVEPAAENELTAEAEAEVEPKAEAVAKVESEAVAEDEAEPAASKSEVGAESEAAAESVAPVAESEPEADAETVTPGAEAEPAAEAEPAVEAESQVEPEPVAVREPEAATEPEATPEPEAVNAPEPEAVVEPEPEPEAAKEPETTPEPETAPEPEATPEPEPEPVAASEPQATPEPEPEAAPEPQATPEPLAAAVDATPEPALGGGEGAPQEVPAVDDESRTGGAGGKTETAEGGAEVPASLRTAYTAAQAVLEKRDLTDARAKVYLVLDRSASMRGYYKDGSAQALGEQTLALAAHLDPESPTVPVVFFSTELDGTGELTLDSYENKVDDLHGGLGRMGRTSYHVAVEEVLAQHRKAADPGAPALVVFQTDGAPDAKTPANQALADAAKNHPAVHFAFVAFGDPENKAFDYLRKLKTDNTSHFLAGDTPRELTDAEVYEGILAAWRP from the coding sequence ATGGGCATTCTCTCTCTCCTGCGGAATGCGTTCAGCCGCTCACACAAGGGGCGCGACACGGTTCCTTCGCAGGAGGCGGAGCGGGTTTCCTCCACGGAGGCCGCAGCCGCCTCCGCGACGGAGGCCGAGTCGGCTCCCCAGCGGGAGCCCGAGCGGGCTTCCCTGCGGGAGGCCGAGCCGAAGGTTCCGGCCCCGTCGGCCGAGCCGACCTCCACCACCGCCGCTGCCGAGCCTGCGGCGCCCACGCCGACCCCCTCCGTCGTCGACGAACTCGTCTCCGCGGCCTTCGACAACGTGACGGTGCCGAAGCCGCGGGCCGAGGAGAGCGCCGAGAGGACGAGAGAGGCTGAGCCGAGGGCAGCGGCGGAGCAGAAGGCTGAGGCGGCGGTAGAGCCGAAGGCTGAGGCGGCGGTAGAGCCGAAGGCTGAGGCGAAGCCAGACGCTGAGGTCGAGCCGAAGGCTGAGGCTGAGGCGAAGCCGACGGTGGATCCGGAGGCTGAGGCTGAGGCTGCGACCGAGCTGACGGCTGAGGCTGAGGTGGAGGGGGAGACGAAGGCGGAGACGCCGGTCGTCGAGTCCACGCCGGTGGTCCAGCCGGAGCCTGTCGTTGAAGCCGAGCCAGTCCTGTCCGCCGAGGTGGAGCCGGCGGCGGAGAACGAGCTCACGGCTGAGGCTGAGGCTGAGGTAGAGCCGAAGGCTGAGGCTGTGGCCAAGGTGGAGTCGGAGGCAGTCGCCGAAGACGAGGCCGAGCCTGCGGCGTCGAAGAGCGAGGTGGGGGCGGAGTCGGAGGCCGCCGCCGAGTCTGTGGCGCCGGTGGCCGAGTCGGAGCCGGAAGCGGACGCTGAGACGGTGACGCCGGGCGCCGAGGCGGAGCCTGCGGCCGAGGCGGAGCCTGCGGTCGAGGCCGAGTCGCAGGTCGAGCCGGAGCCGGTGGCTGTGCGGGAACCGGAAGCCGCGACGGAGCCTGAGGCCACCCCGGAGCCGGAGGCCGTGAACGCGCCGGAGCCCGAGGCCGTCGTCGAACCGGAGCCCGAGCCGGAAGCGGCGAAGGAGCCGGAAACCACGCCGGAGCCCGAGACCGCCCCGGAGCCCGAGGCCACCCCGGAGCCGGAGCCCGAGCCGGTGGCTGCCTCCGAGCCCCAGGCCACCCCGGAGCCGGAGCCCGAAGCCGCCCCTGAGCCCCAGGCCACCCCCGAACCCCTGGCGGCCGCCGTGGACGCCACCCCCGAGCCCGCGCTCGGCGGCGGTGAGGGCGCCCCGCAGGAGGTACCCGCGGTCGACGACGAAAGTCGCACGGGTGGTGCGGGTGGGAAGACGGAGACGGCCGAGGGCGGAGCCGAGGTGCCGGCGAGCCTGCGCACCGCGTACACCGCCGCACAGGCCGTACTCGAGAAGCGGGACCTCACCGACGCCCGCGCCAAGGTGTACCTCGTGCTGGACCGGTCCGCCTCGATGCGGGGCTACTACAAGGACGGCTCGGCACAGGCCCTCGGTGAGCAGACCCTCGCCCTCGCCGCCCACCTCGACCCCGAGTCCCCCACCGTCCCCGTCGTCTTCTTCTCCACCGAGCTCGACGGCACCGGCGAGCTCACCCTCGACTCGTACGAGAACAAGGTCGACGACCTGCACGGCGGACTCGGCCGTATGGGCCGTACGAGCTACCACGTGGCCGTCGAGGAGGTCCTCGCCCAGCACCGGAAGGCAGCCGACCCCGGCGCCCCCGCCCTCGTCGTCTTCCAGACCGACGGCGCCCCGGACGCCAAGACCCCGGCGAACCAGGCGCTCGCGGACGCCGCCAAGAACCACCCGGCCGTCCACTTCGCGTTCGTCGCGTTCGGTGACCCGGAGAACAAGGCGTTCGACTACCTCCGCAAGCTGAAGACGGACAACACGTCCCACTTCCTGGCCGGCGACACCCCGCGCGAGCTGACGGACGCCGAGGTCTACGAGGGCATCCTGGCCGCCTGGCGCCCTTAG
- a CDS encoding CAP domain-containing protein, with the protein MSKHRQRRTRSKRRKIAIASAAVLAVGAVGVPVAAQASGVGLGGLRSVAFSWWGGDTSESNTASRTPSRTPSVSATPSATDSSASPSGTPSPSRSRTSPSASPSKSARPTPTPTADQPRKTTSPPSTPKATRPATAPRTSTSSVDSGPTARVLALVNAERDKAGCAPVTENAKLTKAAQNHSQDMADHQNMSHTGSDGSSMTDRLARVGYAYRSAGENVAAGYGTPESVMDGWMNSSGHRANILNCGFKEIGIGLAQPGNYWTQNFGSSA; encoded by the coding sequence ATGAGCAAGCACCGCCAGAGAAGGACACGCTCGAAACGCCGCAAGATAGCCATCGCCTCCGCCGCCGTGCTGGCTGTGGGCGCCGTGGGTGTCCCCGTGGCCGCGCAGGCGAGCGGTGTCGGACTCGGAGGCCTGCGCAGTGTGGCGTTCTCCTGGTGGGGAGGGGACACGTCGGAGTCGAATACGGCTTCCCGGACGCCGTCGCGCACACCGTCCGTGTCCGCGACGCCCTCCGCCACGGACTCCTCCGCCTCTCCGTCCGGCACCCCGAGCCCCTCTCGCTCCCGCACCAGCCCGAGCGCGTCTCCCTCGAAGTCCGCCCGCCCGACGCCCACGCCCACCGCGGACCAACCCAGGAAGACGACGTCGCCGCCGAGCACCCCGAAGGCCACGCGTCCCGCCACCGCTCCCCGCACCTCCACGAGCAGCGTGGACTCCGGGCCCACGGCTCGCGTGCTGGCTCTGGTCAACGCCGAACGCGACAAGGCGGGTTGCGCGCCGGTGACCGAGAACGCCAAGCTCACCAAGGCCGCGCAGAACCACAGCCAGGACATGGCCGACCACCAGAACATGTCCCACACCGGCTCCGACGGCTCGTCCATGACCGACCGGCTCGCCCGCGTCGGGTACGCCTACAGGTCGGCGGGCGAGAACGTCGCCGCCGGGTACGGGACCCCCGAGAGCGTCATGGACGGCTGGATGAACAGCTCCGGCCACCGGGCCAACATCCTCAACTGCGGCTTCAAGGAGATCGGCATCGGCCTGGCACAGCCGGGCAACTACTGGACCCAGAACTTCGGGTCGTCCGCGTAG
- a CDS encoding VTC domain-containing protein: protein MTVLDSVAPVVGALRPIGLDELVDRAELLTRLDRKYMLPLTDLPLVVGGLDGGGTSRSSGAETGGVRVLEVDGERQFAYRSVYFDTPDMDGYLGAARRRRRRFKLRIRTYLASGQHFLEVKTRGPRGTTVKQRVPYDGELGRLGPEARAYAEEVLGAAGIDARGFRLVPTLTTRYRRTTLFLPGSGSRVTVDTDLTWALPDGTALRTPERTIVETKAGRAGSGADRLLWSLKHRPCPVSKYGTGLAALRPDLPAHRWLPVLRRHFPTTPALNGSSA from the coding sequence ATGACGGTCCTCGACTCCGTCGCGCCCGTGGTCGGGGCGCTGCGTCCCATCGGCCTCGACGAACTCGTCGACCGCGCCGAGCTGCTGACCCGCCTGGACCGCAAGTACATGCTGCCGCTCACCGACCTTCCGCTCGTGGTCGGCGGGCTCGACGGTGGGGGCACCTCCCGGTCGAGCGGAGCCGAGACTGGGGGAGTGCGGGTCCTGGAGGTCGACGGCGAGCGGCAGTTCGCGTACCGGTCCGTGTACTTCGACACCCCGGACATGGACGGCTATCTGGGCGCCGCCCGCCGCCGACGCCGCCGCTTCAAGCTGCGGATACGGACGTACCTGGCGTCCGGGCAGCACTTCCTGGAGGTCAAGACGCGCGGCCCGCGCGGCACCACCGTCAAACAGCGCGTCCCGTACGACGGGGAGCTGGGGCGGCTGGGGCCCGAGGCGCGGGCGTACGCCGAAGAGGTGCTCGGCGCGGCGGGCATCGACGCGCGCGGCTTCCGGCTGGTGCCCACACTCACCACCCGCTACCGCCGGACCACGCTGTTCCTGCCCGGCAGCGGCAGCCGGGTCACCGTCGACACCGACCTGACCTGGGCACTGCCCGACGGCACCGCACTGCGCACCCCCGAGCGGACCATCGTCGAGACCAAGGCCGGGCGCGCGGGATCCGGCGCCGACCGGCTGCTGTGGTCGCTCAAGCACCGGCCCTGCCCGGTCTCCAAGTACGGCACCGGGCTCGCCGCGCTGCGGCCCGACCTGCCCGCCCACCGCTGGCTGCCCGTTCTGCGGCGCCACTTTCCCACCACACCGGCACTGAACGGGAGTTCCGCATGA
- a CDS encoding carbohydrate-binding domain-containing protein, which translates to MNIRTTTWKRSARRLRTKVAGALASVVLATAALAGCSSGSDSASASSDASSSASAAAAVDGSRTASAVLADNEDTHAEDGDTEYDESEAVGVELNGDAAEADGKGVDVDGSTVTITAGGTYRLSGSLDDGRIVITAPEATVKLVLDGVDISSSSGSAIAATEVERLVVVLVDGSENKLSDTDSYADDAEANAALYSAGDLTIGGSGSLTVRGNGNDAIAGKDGLVVEGGNITVEAADDGIRGKDYLVVNGGTVTVTAQGDGLKSDNADEEDAGYIVVDGGTVKVTANGDAVDAATDLVVTGGGLTVKSEASDDTSAHGLKSGVITVLEGGTVDVSASADALHGDAAVHLNGATVSLLAGDDGIHAEGDLVISEGTLKITDSNEGLEGKDILVRGGTTTVTSNDDGVNASGSEATTEDQGGRGGPGGGGMGVGDYSAKVTGGTLILNSQGDGFDSNGTAEITGGTVVVNGPETGGNGALDVNGSFTVSGGTLLAAGSAGMVVAPDEESEQGWLSATLDASVEAGTTLHIVDSDGEVVASYVTSKTIQNVVYSGESIKSGEEYTVYSGGSTSGSDTGGLAESGKLASAEKIATVTAGEAPEGGGFGGGGPGGRQ; encoded by the coding sequence ATGAACATCCGCACGACCACCTGGAAGAGAAGCGCGCGACGACTGCGTACGAAGGTGGCGGGCGCTCTCGCCTCCGTCGTCCTCGCGACCGCCGCGCTGGCCGGGTGCTCCTCCGGGAGCGACTCCGCGTCCGCGTCGTCCGACGCGTCGTCGAGCGCGAGCGCGGCGGCCGCGGTGGACGGCTCCCGGACGGCATCCGCCGTCCTCGCCGACAACGAGGACACGCACGCCGAGGACGGCGACACGGAGTACGACGAGTCCGAGGCCGTCGGTGTCGAGCTGAACGGGGACGCGGCCGAGGCGGACGGCAAGGGCGTGGACGTCGACGGGTCCACCGTCACCATCACCGCCGGCGGGACGTACCGGCTCAGCGGCTCCCTCGACGACGGGCGGATCGTCATCACCGCCCCCGAGGCGACCGTGAAGCTGGTCCTCGACGGCGTCGACATCTCCAGCTCCTCCGGTTCCGCGATCGCCGCGACCGAGGTGGAGCGGCTGGTCGTCGTCCTCGTGGACGGCAGCGAGAACAAGCTGAGCGACACCGACTCCTACGCCGACGACGCCGAGGCGAACGCCGCCCTGTACAGCGCGGGCGACCTGACGATCGGCGGCAGCGGCTCGCTCACGGTGCGGGGGAACGGCAACGACGCGATCGCCGGCAAGGACGGGCTGGTCGTCGAGGGCGGGAACATCACCGTCGAGGCCGCCGACGACGGCATCCGCGGCAAGGACTATCTGGTGGTCAACGGTGGCACGGTCACCGTCACCGCTCAGGGCGACGGGCTCAAGTCCGACAACGCGGACGAGGAGGACGCCGGGTACATCGTCGTCGACGGCGGGACGGTCAAGGTCACCGCGAACGGTGACGCCGTGGACGCCGCCACCGATCTCGTCGTCACCGGCGGCGGGCTGACCGTGAAGAGCGAGGCCTCCGACGACACCTCCGCGCACGGCCTGAAGTCCGGTGTGATCACGGTGTTGGAGGGCGGCACGGTCGACGTCTCGGCCTCCGCCGACGCCCTGCACGGCGACGCGGCCGTCCACCTCAACGGCGCGACCGTCAGCCTCTTGGCGGGCGACGACGGCATCCACGCCGAGGGCGACCTGGTCATCAGCGAGGGCACCTTGAAGATCACGGACTCGAACGAGGGTCTGGAGGGCAAGGACATCCTGGTCAGGGGTGGTACGACGACGGTCACGTCCAACGACGACGGCGTCAACGCCTCCGGCAGCGAGGCGACCACCGAAGACCAGGGCGGACGCGGCGGCCCCGGCGGTGGTGGCATGGGCGTCGGCGACTACTCCGCCAAGGTCACCGGCGGCACCCTGATCCTCAACTCCCAGGGCGACGGCTTCGACTCCAACGGCACCGCCGAGATCACCGGCGGCACGGTCGTCGTCAACGGGCCCGAGACGGGCGGCAACGGCGCGCTCGACGTCAACGGCAGCTTCACCGTCAGCGGGGGCACGCTCCTCGCCGCCGGCAGCGCGGGCATGGTCGTCGCCCCGGACGAGGAATCGGAACAGGGCTGGCTGTCGGCGACGCTGGACGCGTCGGTCGAGGCGGGCACCACCCTGCACATCGTCGACTCCGATGGCGAGGTCGTCGCCTCGTACGTCACCTCGAAGACCATCCAGAACGTCGTCTACTCGGGCGAGTCGATCAAGAGCGGCGAGGAGTACACCGTCTACTCCGGAGGCTCCACCTCCGGCTCCGACACCGGCGGCCTCGCGGAGTCCGGCAAGCTCGCCTCCGCCGAGAAGATCGCCACGGTCACCGCGGGCGAGGCCCCGGAAGGCGGAGGCTTCGGGGGTGGCGGGCCGGGCGGCAGGCAGTAG
- the metG gene encoding methionine--tRNA ligase — protein sequence MAATGTEKQGGKAFYVSTPIYYVNDAPHLGHAYTTVAGDVLTRWHRQRGEKVWYLTGTDEHGQKIMRTADANGVSPQEWCDKLVEEAWKPLWEHLEIANDDFIRTTQKRHTDRVQEFVQDLYDKGEIYKGGYEGPYCVGCEEYKLPGELLDGDGDFAGQKLCPIHKKPVEILSEENYFFKLSEYGEKLLAHYEANPGFIQPESARNEVVNFVRQGLQDLSISRSTFDWGIPIPWDQKHVIYVWVDALLNYATAVGYNENQEKFEATFPANVHLVGKDILRFHAVIWPAMLMAQGLPLPGKIAANGWLMVGGEKMSKSNLTGIKPQDLTSHFGVDAYRWYFLRAIAFGQDGSFSWEDFSARYTSELANDYGNLASRVAAMVGKYFDGALPEATADGEAEKALHDGLAKAVAEADRKIGDELDFQGGILAVFDFVKQVNGYITEQEPWKVAKDTSDKGKARLATILYTAAESLRAVAVLLNPIMPDTSQQLWNSLGADVSLGALADQKVQEAGEWGTLPVGSTITKGAILFPRLEEKPSA from the coding sequence ATGGCGGCCACTGGAACCGAGAAGCAGGGTGGCAAGGCGTTCTACGTCTCCACCCCCATCTATTACGTCAACGACGCTCCTCACCTGGGCCACGCCTATACGACCGTCGCAGGGGACGTGCTCACGCGCTGGCACCGTCAGCGCGGCGAGAAGGTGTGGTACCTCACCGGCACGGACGAGCACGGTCAGAAGATCATGCGCACCGCCGACGCCAACGGAGTGTCTCCGCAGGAGTGGTGCGACAAGCTCGTGGAGGAGGCCTGGAAGCCCCTCTGGGAGCACCTGGAGATCGCGAACGACGACTTCATCCGCACCACGCAGAAGCGGCACACCGACCGTGTCCAGGAGTTCGTGCAGGACCTGTACGACAAGGGCGAGATCTACAAGGGCGGCTACGAGGGCCCGTACTGCGTCGGCTGCGAGGAGTACAAGCTGCCGGGCGAGCTGCTCGACGGCGACGGCGACTTCGCGGGTCAGAAGCTCTGCCCGATCCACAAGAAGCCCGTGGAGATCCTCAGCGAGGAGAACTACTTCTTCAAGCTGAGCGAGTACGGCGAGAAGCTCCTCGCCCACTACGAGGCGAACCCCGGCTTCATCCAGCCCGAGTCCGCGCGCAACGAGGTCGTGAACTTCGTCCGCCAGGGCCTGCAGGATCTGTCGATCTCCCGCTCGACCTTCGACTGGGGCATCCCGATTCCGTGGGACCAGAAGCACGTGATCTACGTATGGGTCGACGCGCTGCTCAACTACGCCACGGCGGTCGGCTACAACGAGAACCAGGAGAAGTTCGAGGCCACGTTCCCGGCGAACGTCCACCTCGTCGGCAAGGACATCCTCCGCTTCCACGCGGTGATCTGGCCCGCCATGCTGATGGCACAGGGCCTCCCTCTGCCGGGGAAGATCGCGGCGAACGGCTGGCTGATGGTCGGCGGCGAGAAGATGTCGAAGTCGAACCTGACAGGCATCAAGCCGCAGGACCTGACCTCGCACTTCGGTGTCGACGCCTACCGCTGGTACTTCCTGCGCGCGATCGCCTTCGGCCAGGACGGCTCGTTCTCCTGGGAGGATTTCTCCGCCCGCTACACGAGCGAACTCGCGAACGACTACGGCAACCTCGCCTCCCGTGTCGCGGCCATGGTCGGCAAGTACTTCGACGGCGCCCTGCCGGAGGCCACGGCCGACGGCGAGGCCGAGAAGGCGCTGCACGACGGACTGGCCAAGGCGGTCGCCGAGGCCGACCGGAAGATCGGCGACGAGCTGGACTTCCAGGGCGGCATCCTGGCCGTCTTCGACTTCGTCAAGCAGGTCAACGGCTACATCACGGAGCAGGAGCCGTGGAAGGTGGCCAAGGACACGAGCGACAAGGGCAAGGCCCGCCTGGCCACCATCCTCTACACGGCCGCCGAGTCCCTCCGCGCCGTCGCCGTCCTTCTCAACCCGATCATGCCGGACACGTCCCAGCAGCTCTGGAACTCCCTGGGCGCGGATGTCTCGCTCGGCGCCCTCGCGGACCAGAAGGTCCAAGAGGCGGGCGAGTGGGGCACACTCCCGGTCGGCTCGACGATCACCAAGGGCGCGATCCTTTTCCCCCGCCTGGAGGAGAAGCCGAGCGCGTAG
- a CDS encoding pathogenesis-related family 1 protein, whose translation MRQHGLRTIAAVAMVAATTLTPTTLAPTPATAQAVVPPPAIVEAVEAAAGATGAGTAVARKPEINGFMTIVNKARADVGVPPLVWDRTLASHARYWARLRVDDCRLIHSNSRYGENLAKGSSPDFSMSDAARLWVEEKPDYDRASNTCVSGKPCLHYTQVVWRSTTRIGAAKVRCGNGWTYVVANFDPPGNWVGRRPY comes from the coding sequence GTGCGGCAGCACGGACTGCGGACGATCGCCGCGGTGGCGATGGTGGCGGCGACGACACTGACGCCGACGACACTGGCGCCGACGCCCGCTACGGCACAGGCCGTCGTTCCGCCACCGGCCATCGTGGAGGCAGTCGAAGCGGCGGCGGGGGCTACGGGGGCGGGCACCGCGGTGGCGCGAAAGCCGGAGATCAACGGCTTCATGACGATCGTCAACAAGGCGCGAGCGGACGTAGGCGTCCCACCCCTGGTCTGGGACCGCACGCTCGCCTCCCACGCCCGCTACTGGGCCCGTCTGCGCGTCGACGACTGCCGCCTCATCCACTCGAACAGCCGGTACGGCGAGAACCTGGCCAAGGGATCCAGCCCCGACTTCTCGATGTCGGACGCGGCCCGCCTGTGGGTGGAGGAGAAGCCCGACTACGACCGCGCCTCAAACACCTGTGTAAGCGGCAAGCCGTGCCTCCACTACACCCAGGTGGTGTGGCGCAGCACGACACGGATCGGCGCGGCGAAGGTCAGGTGCGGCAACGGCTGGACGTACGTGGTGGCGAACTTCGACCCACCGGGCAACTGGGTGGGCCGACGGCCGTACTGA
- a CDS encoding DUF4232 domain-containing protein produces the protein MRSRLLARSARLALATVAAVTLTATAATTATADNGKDVGQACGTNDLTFKVSEKTQAGGYLLVTAKALPGITCYLEGVFPSGSFGSSADTELSPAEHGVSDTIKLSGSTAAYAGINPKTTDNDNGRQFEAIHLSVAGDVDNFVTLRLPRTVTVDQPIATNWHANPADAVPFSS, from the coding sequence ATGCGTTCGCGTCTTCTCGCCCGCTCCGCCCGCCTCGCCCTGGCCACGGTCGCGGCGGTGACCCTCACCGCCACCGCGGCCACCACTGCCACCGCCGACAACGGCAAGGACGTCGGACAGGCCTGCGGCACCAACGACCTGACCTTCAAGGTCAGCGAGAAGACGCAGGCGGGTGGCTACCTCCTCGTCACCGCCAAGGCCCTGCCCGGCATCACCTGCTACCTGGAGGGCGTCTTCCCCTCCGGGTCCTTCGGATCCTCCGCCGACACCGAGCTCTCGCCCGCCGAGCACGGCGTCAGCGACACCATCAAGCTCTCCGGCTCCACCGCCGCCTACGCCGGCATCAACCCCAAGACCACGGACAACGACAACGGCAGGCAGTTCGAGGCGATCCACCTCTCCGTCGCGGGCGACGTGGACAACTTCGTCACCCTCCGCCTCCCCCGCACGGTCACGGTCGACCAGCCCATCGCCACCAACTGGCACGCCAACCCCGCCGACGCCGTCCCCTTCTCCAGCTGA
- a CDS encoding DUF4956 domain-containing protein, with product MDQTLLVVADLAAISVLTFAVYFPRHHRRDLIAAFLGVNVGVLAVAMTLSSSSVGIGLGMGLFGVLSIIRLRSNEIAQHEIAYYFSALALGLLAGLPEEVNILSALLMALIVATMYVGDHPKLFGRHRQRSLRLDAAYTDEDALRAHLEVLLGGRVVNLSVQSVDLVNDMTLVEVRYVVTDEGPRAPQEAGDRVEQGQTQGQRQAQAQGQAQGQRQAQGQGIRA from the coding sequence ATGGACCAGACCCTTCTCGTGGTCGCCGATCTGGCCGCCATCTCCGTACTGACCTTCGCGGTCTACTTCCCGCGCCACCACCGCCGGGACCTCATCGCCGCCTTCCTCGGCGTCAACGTCGGTGTCCTCGCGGTGGCGATGACGCTCAGCTCGTCGTCGGTGGGCATCGGGCTCGGGATGGGGCTGTTCGGAGTCCTGTCGATCATCCGGCTGCGCTCCAACGAGATCGCCCAGCACGAGATCGCGTACTACTTCTCCGCACTCGCCCTCGGCCTGCTGGCCGGGCTGCCGGAGGAGGTCAACATCCTGTCGGCCCTGCTCATGGCGCTGATCGTCGCCACGATGTACGTCGGCGACCACCCGAAGCTGTTCGGCCGTCACCGGCAGCGCAGCCTGCGCCTCGACGCCGCCTACACCGACGAGGACGCCCTGCGCGCGCACCTCGAAGTGCTGCTGGGCGGGCGGGTGGTGAACCTGTCCGTGCAGAGCGTCGACCTGGTCAACGACATGACCCTGGTCGAGGTCCGGTACGTCGTCACCGACGAGGGACCGCGCGCGCCGCAGGAGGCGGGCGACCGGGTCGAGCAGGGGCAGACGCAGGGGCAGCGGCAGGCGCAGGCGCAGGGGCAGGCGCAGGGGCAGCGGCAGGCGCAGGGGCAGGGCATCCGCGCATGA
- a CDS encoding DUF397 domain-containing protein, which produces MAQWQKPTFSSGTDGSNCVELAGSGTGVLLRESDDPTRILPVSPDALAALIRSTRRS; this is translated from the coding sequence GTGGCCCAGTGGCAGAAGCCGACCTTCTCCAGCGGGACCGATGGAAGCAACTGTGTTGAACTCGCCGGCAGCGGGACCGGAGTGCTCCTCCGCGAGAGCGACGACCCGACTCGAATACTTCCCGTCTCCCCCGACGCCTTGGCCGCCCTCATCCGGAGCACCCGTCGTTCATGA
- a CDS encoding pectate lyase family protein, translated as MASASPRPSHRRSLRGRRTLVVSAAAVAAAVGAGVLVMNAKASPVDLYHQVLPAKDGWAASGSGTTGGTKADAAHTFTVSTRAQLVKALGSATDTTPRIIKIKGTIDANTNDSGKKLTCADYAAGTGYSLSAYLKAFDPATYGKKAPSGTQETARKTAADKQKKNIVFRVPSNTTIVGVPGTKAGITGGSLQVQNVKNVIVRNLTFAATEDCFPQWDPTDGSSGEWNSNYDSVTLRGATNVWADHNTFTDEPTFDKSLKTYFGRKYQIHDGALDITNGSDLVTVERNLFYCHDKTMLIGSSDTDSTGKLRVTIHHNLWKGVVQRAPLARIGQIHLYNNVYDTTSLNGYEPKYSIDSRAKAQVVAERNVWKVPAGAKVGKLLSGDGTGSVAGTGNIVNGKATDLVAAYNAASSKKLKTTVNWTPALTAGLQTSVTDLLTGLTGTTGAGTLS; from the coding sequence GTGGCCTCTGCCTCTCCGCGCCCGTCCCACCGCCGGTCCCTCCGAGGGCGCCGGACCCTCGTGGTCTCCGCTGCCGCCGTGGCCGCCGCTGTCGGCGCCGGCGTCCTCGTGATGAACGCCAAAGCCAGCCCCGTGGACCTGTACCACCAGGTGCTGCCCGCCAAGGACGGCTGGGCGGCGTCCGGTTCCGGTACGACCGGCGGCACGAAGGCCGACGCGGCGCACACCTTCACGGTGTCCACCCGGGCGCAGCTGGTGAAGGCGCTGGGCTCCGCGACCGACACCACGCCCCGGATCATCAAGATCAAGGGCACGATCGACGCCAACACGAACGACTCCGGCAAGAAGCTGACCTGCGCGGACTACGCCGCCGGCACCGGCTACTCGCTCTCCGCCTACCTCAAGGCGTTCGACCCGGCGACGTACGGCAAGAAGGCGCCGTCCGGCACCCAGGAGACCGCCCGCAAGACCGCCGCGGACAAGCAGAAGAAGAACATCGTCTTCCGGGTGCCGTCCAACACCACCATCGTGGGCGTCCCCGGCACCAAGGCCGGGATCACGGGCGGCAGTCTCCAGGTCCAGAACGTCAAGAACGTCATCGTCCGCAATCTGACGTTCGCCGCGACCGAGGACTGCTTCCCGCAGTGGGACCCCACCGACGGCTCGTCCGGCGAGTGGAACTCCAACTACGACTCCGTCACCCTGCGCGGCGCGACCAACGTCTGGGCCGACCACAACACGTTCACCGACGAGCCGACCTTCGACAAGTCGCTGAAGACGTACTTCGGCCGCAAGTACCAGATCCACGACGGCGCCCTCGACATCACCAACGGCTCCGACCTGGTGACCGTCGAGCGGAACCTCTTCTACTGCCACGACAAGACGATGCTGATCGGCAGCAGCGACACCGACTCCACCGGCAAGCTGCGCGTCACCATCCACCACAACCTGTGGAAGGGCGTCGTCCAGCGCGCCCCGCTGGCCCGTATCGGCCAGATCCACCTCTACAACAACGTCTACGACACGACGTCCCTCAACGGCTACGAGCCGAAGTACAGCATCGACTCCCGGGCCAAGGCCCAGGTCGTCGCCGAGCGCAACGTCTGGAAGGTCCCCGCCGGCGCGAAGGTCGGGAAGCTGCTGAGCGGCGACGGCACGGGCTCGGTCGCCGGCACCGGCAACATCGTCAACGGCAAGGCCACCGACCTCGTCGCCGCGTACAACGCCGCGAGCTCGAAGAAGCTGAAGACGACCGTCAACTGGACCCCGGCCCTCACCGCCGGCCTCCAGACCTCGGTCACCGACCTCCTGACCGGTCTGACGGGCACGACGGGCGCGGGCACCCTCTCCTAG